Part of the Solanum stenotomum isolate F172 unplaced genomic scaffold, ASM1918654v1 scaffold17555, whole genome shotgun sequence genome, ttacttaacataagtacactctaatctactcaatacaaaccttaaaacactcacttttatctcaagaaatcatcaaaaacccaacacaacaacatttagaaagaacttcaagaacatctatcaagaacttaaatccttcaactttttgagaatgaaacttcgctgaaaataatatgtttggcgtgtgggtgaacaaacccaacactatggaagcttacatacctcttaggaattaaacccatggcgaaaatccgcaacaaaacgCAAGACTCTCGACGAACACTTTGATcatctcctcttttctcttcttgaactctcaactaaaaccctagggtaattttaggattataaaactgaacctaataggattagacccttaaaaccttactaaaaatgaattaaatctgattgggtaaggaaaagaccaaaatatccctcACTAtttccggttttgactttccttaaccGGACAGCttaacttcaaaaggccatatctcactcatccaaacttgaaacttagcaaactcggtggcgttggaaagataatttaaagatctttcctacggtatctggtagcacacctaactcatcatgacctaggagttatggtcgtttgaagttgacccaaaactcatatttagcttaacttgcaaaatttcagatttcgCTATTTCCCATTCGAttctttttcgaactcaaggtgctacatctagggaacttaacacttaagaaattttgaattcctcggtaaaatcctactcacaacgaaggatggttcaagtcttagctcaaaacttttctggggtgttacaataacgACCTATAAGAAATATCAGCAGAAGTAAGTCTCACCTTTGAAGAGAGTATTATGCAACGCCAATATCAGGAACTGAAGCAAAAACAACACAGAGAAAATTAAACAGAGCAAAACAAAGTGAGGAAGAGGATTGAAAATACAGTGTAATGACAAATCAAGTGTTGATTGCCAAGTTTTACAATGACCTACGTCATTCCGTAAAGATATATACATACGGACATGACACAGTATCACAACTATAGGCCAAAATATGACAAAATTTGGTGTACAACTCAGATAACATTGTGTTTAATAACTTGTTAATGTAGTGTTCTTACTCCTTAGCAGCTTATATAAATACTACACGGACCCAACATGCTTCGTTTAATGTAACGATTTTCATTGTAATAATACCACTTAAGCAGTTAAGTACGCTTAGCCGCCAAATGCCTCTATATTAACATAGGCAGAACATGGCACATTCATGTACATATTCAAAACAGATAAACAAACTgtaaaaaccaaaaacaaattCATATTGATGTTTAAATAGATACAATAACCAACCATCCACTGTACCAGACCTATTAATCTGAATAGGGATTAATGGTCTGCACCCCTAACAGTCAGCAGAGGCTTCCAATCTATTGGTATGATACTGAAGaagtgtttatttttaaaaagagggGAAAAAATTGGGGGTAGGTGAAGCGGCAATGGGAGAGAGGAATGCAAGATGTGGAATCAAACCCTCACCAACAACGTGAAAGTTCAAATAACCAACCTACTAACTGAACTAATAAGGTTGTTCAATTTGCTAGACAACATTATCCTTGCCCTGGCTgtcattttttctctttatttgaaCTAGGCTCTGCTTGTAATTGAAAACCCAAGAGCGACCCCTGATTAGGTCCAGCTGAAAGCCAAGATCTATAACTTGTCTTGTTGTAGGGTCATATAATACCAACTGTGAAGTTTCTGTGATTTCGAAAATCATCTTATCATCCTCCCAGACGCTGCGAGGCCAATGAGCAACTATTTGAGGTTGAACACTAAGAATTTTGGTCCAACTACCCTCTAGGTTCATCGCCCACACATCATATATGGATGTCATTGGTTTACCAGGATCACCAACTAAGATAGCAAGTGAGTCACCATGCAACATAAGCTTTCCCCACTGTGCCTTTGGGATATCCGGGCCTTGCATCTCCCCAAATTGTTCGCTGCCCATATCAAACGAGCATATGCGGAAGATATTGTCTAGACGCCCAGAGAGCCAATAATATACCCCGTTGAGATGTGTAGCACCAATGGGCTCGTGTAAGTTACAACAGTCAGGGAAATCAGGTCTCAGGTTCCTCCATGAGTTGTTGCGTAAGGAATAGACACTAACAATGCAATTAGGGGAAACGCCCAGTCCCCAGTCATCCCAAAATGTTTGAATACATAGAACCTTATAATCTCGAGTCAACGGGTCAAACCCCAATGCAAACTGATTATCATGATCTTTGAATGGCTGAGGCTCAAAGGACACAGGAGGCAGAGGCCAGAACTCCCTGGTGGCAGGATTCCACAAAGCCAAGCGAGCATCATCTTCATCAAAAAATGCTGCTTTTTCCACCAAGAATAGGCCATCAACTGGCCCAGCAATGGACATGAAATCAGTGACCCTCTGAAGCTGATGGACAATTTTTTGTTCAGGGGAAACACCTTGAACTATTTTGGAAGGGAGCAAGGAAAAAGCAATGGACTTTGATTTATCCGATATTGTTAAGTTACAAATGAGGAGACGGGCATGATTATGCTTGTGATGAAAATGCATTTCTATAAAACTTGGACTTGTGATGAGAGCATACCAATGTTTGCACACACATTTGAAACGCACAAGTGATTCCACAGGCAACCTTAATAGAACATCCACTAATAAATCTTCTGGTAAATGACGTCTACCAACCATAATGGTGTTCCCAATTTATCTCCTGTGAAACAAAATGTCAACAAAAATTGAATAGTACTATTATGATGTGAtcaactaagaacacaaaaacaaatagaaaattgaaattcaTAAAAGGCTGAAATTCTCCCAGTGTCATTAAGAAACAAAATttctcttaaaatatttgaagtctTCCCATTTCATCTGATTTTCATCAGGCAATCAAATCATCCCTCTAAATCACAACTTAGCATATACAGCAATTCTACTAACTTGGAAATGGTTTAACTTAGCACAACTTTCATTCCAGTCAGTTGCTCAGTCTTAGTTGAAACCATAGAGTTTGAATCCCAAAGTGAGTTGGGATACAAAAACCATAACAGAAACAGAGCAACAAAATCCTATATTATCAccaaaatagagaaaattgaAAAGCTAACCTTGTAAGCTGAGGAAGAAGAATGAGAAATGAGAGTAGTGAAGAAGAGGCAAAAACGTTGTCAATTTATTGTACACGGATAAGCTCTGGTTGGCAGATATTAGCTCctttttctcctcctttttctttttatgttttatggTACCTACTGCCTACctacttttatattttcatattttatttgttttgatttctCAAATGGTGTTTGATATTTGTTTTGGAGTCCAATTATTTCGGATTCACATTGAGTAGGACAATAGGACTTTCTATCAAGAATCTTTTGATACTCAAAACTTGAATTCGAGACCTCTAAATTAAGAGAGGAGCAGACTCATCTAGTGCACTATATACTATATAATGCAACTCAATGATAACCAATGATCAATTGCACTATATACTATATAATGCAACTCAATGATAACCAACATTGGATGTGGTACAGTGATGGGACTATTTTACTTTTGATCAGAAGTTTCGGGTTCTAGTGTATGAGAAAAATTTTGTTTGGAGCATCACCCCGAATGGATACTACAGTGTGCGAACGGGTTCGAGCTTATGAAGAAAACCATGTTAGGAGCGCTACCTCAAATGAGTCATGTTGTGCGCGATTCAAATTTAGTCAGGGTTCCAATGCGGGCTGCGACATTgggtgaaaaaaaaaactcaatgaGTATACTATACACTAAATTAATACTCGGTAATTAATAATGTCTCTAACATAATATTTTCCTCTGGTCCCGACTTGGGCCAATtgaaaaaatcacttatttcgataagataataagataatatattttcagaagatCCATTAATAAATACATGgtctcattaatattataaagtaataattctttaaaagtacaaatatatctaagacaatttaataaaatgtgattctattgtgttttattttttgttaaattttaaatctagttgaagttcatctctaacttttcttattgcatccaaaagttCCGGTGTTATCTTTTCGAACTataccataaaattgtgaagagttctagatAGGATAGGTGTTTTCTTACGCGTAACTGGTTTCAAATGTATTGTATCATCTACAACTTAatcatcaacattgttttttatcgtatccacaatttcttctaagcACTGGACCTCTGaatatgtatcattttcacCTGGATAATCCAATAGGTTTTTGCTGTCCATTTTATTGCGGTAACTAAGATtattaatcatgacctcaagttcatgaatgacgttttcacaagcggattcattcaaattctctgaGATTTCATCCTAAAATTTTGTAGTGTCGACAACAATTTGTTGTTGTCTCTTGTTGAACACTTATCGTCCAAGCCGGAATTGCAAAATTGATAGCAtccaaaacattatttttttgtggatCGATTTCATGTCCTACTTCAAAGCCTTCTTATATCCTACGACAATATCGGTTGTGATAATACATCTTGAAAACTCTTATTATCCCAGCATCACAAGGTTGGATCTCAAAACactctataaattaataattattaatttatcgattaaataatatctctataaattaataatatttcatgatcccgactatattaatttagagagGTTTTACTATATTGTGTATTGGGATTGAAATAACATGAAAATTTCTAATACTCTAtttgtttggaaagcccttcaTCTACTTTTGGTAAATTAAAAATGTTCATTCCATCTGTCAACAAGTCGCACATAAACTAATACAATAAATAAGCTACTTATCCCTAATATATTTCTGCTCATTCTTTTTTCgtttaaaatttctatttttctagACTAGAAACTTCGTCTTTCAATTGGGTTGAATTCTTATTGtgcaaaaaaatcaaatattgcAACATATATCATGGatagatttttcattaaattatttgtagtgtatgaaaaaattaatatttttcacaaaagtattttgcattttatttactctttttgattttttttaaaaatatttctaccCTACTTCTATTGTAAATTTAATGGTTAGGCAAAAATTAAATGCAAAATATTATAGTATGTTTGTCATATTTTTCAAGTAGAGTTCGGCAAAAAAAGTATCATATAAGATTATGATATTCGTGAGTAATGATAAAATCGtgattttcattaaaaaagttaaaatataaagaCTAGATATATGAAGAGAGaaataataacatataattattatatgtaAAAAGAAGTAATATGCTACACAATTACTTTTTGTgcgaaaaaaaatattaattgataCTTCTAGGATAAGGATGGCTCTATGACTATTTTAAAGTATAATAAGTAGGTAGGATAACCTTTTAGTTGAACAAAAGAAGAATATAATCTTCTGGTTGAAATATGCCTCACATTAAGAGGGTGGTTAGCCAtaaaatttgttaatttttttccaaGTTGAACTCTAGAAAACAAATTAAGccttaaaaaattcaaaaaaataatctgtTTCCACTTATTAGTGTTGGTATATACTACATCATTTTAAGGAAATATGGCTTCTAACACCAGTTACAATGTGGCAAGATTTGTTTTTACTAGAAAAGATGTGCAAAACTAacgaatatttttttctatttatttttgcttgtttactatattaaaaatagttgttcatatttacttattcatttaaaaattaagagataatttattattttatatctcttttgtctttattattaaatactattcattttctaatatttgaatGACTTGTAATTATCAGGggtaatataaataaaattatcattacatttattatttattaagagaTGTGTCAATTCAAATATGAACAAGTAAAGATGACAGAAGGAGCAATAGTCACAGAAGAGTTTTGACTCTGTTTATATGCGCACACAcgatgaaaaattaaaaattgaaaatacatTGAATTAGAACAGTTTGTTAGAATATGTTGTTAACCAACTATCCATTCTAACAACTTAGTCATGGATAAGAGTTACTAATTTTGAAGACATCACATTATTTTATTGCACTTTGACTTGAGAATTAAGATTATGTTAAAACGTTTAAACTATTTTGAATAGTTCAAGCTTATTTTATGGCCCTCTTCCCTAGAAAGAAAATTACATCTTTGACAAATCATGCCAACATACGACATGAAATTTTATGTAATAAGATACTGATGCCTTGATGTTTGTTGCAAAGCTATACTACAACAAATTGGAATAAGCACAGAGATGTCAATATCTTAATCTCAC contains:
- the LOC125850551 gene encoding F-box only protein 8-like, with product MVGRRHLPEDLLVDVLLRLPVESLVRFKCVCKHWYALITSPSFIEMHFHHKHNHARLLICNLTISDKSKSIAFSLLPSKIVQGVSPEQKIVHQLQRVTDFMSIAGPVDGLFLVEKAAFFDEDDARLALWNPATREFWPLPPVSFEPQPFKDHDNQFALGFDPLTRDYKVLCIQTFWDDWGLGVSPNCIVSVYSLRNNSWRNLRPDFPDCCNLHEPIGATHLNGVYYWLSGRLDNIFRICSFDMGSEQFGEMQGPDIPKAQWGKLMLHGDSLAILVGDPGKPMTSIYDVWAMNLEGSWTKILSVQPQIVAHWPRSVWEDDKMIFEITETSQLVLYDPTTRQVIDLGFQLDLIRGRSWVFNYKQSLVQIKRKNDSQGKDNVV